The Flavobacterium sp. 20NA77.7 genome includes the window GCAAGAAATCTGGAAACAATTAATGCCCCGATTAAATGAAGTTCAACAAGTTGTTAGTGCTGACTTATTCTCTTTACAAATTTACCCAGAAGACTATTTTAGCAATTTCACACCCTTTACACCCTTTACAAAATGGGCAGCTGTAGAAGTGAAAAATTTTGACACAATCCCTGAGGGGTTTCAAAAAATTGAAATTCCGGCTGGAAAATATGCCGTATTTTTACACAAAGGAACTACCGAAATGTTTGTACAAACTGCTCAATATATTTATGGTGAATGGCTTCCAAAATCAGGCTACCAACTAGAAAATAGACCCCATTTTGAAGTATTAGGAGATGCCTATTTAGGCCATGAAAATCCAGATTCAGAAGAAGAAGTTTGGATACCTATAATTTAATTAAACTGTCAACAAACCTATTTGTCGCAATTGTATTATAGGCTTTGAGAACCAAAACAATTCAAAATCTTCAAACTGTTCTTCATAACTCACCTTCAACTCTTGCAAAGTAATTAGTTTGTCTATGTTTGAATTCATTTTAACTAATTGTTTTAGAAGCCACTCCCCTTTGGTAAGTTCTAAATCTATACTAATATTTTGTGTTTTAAAATGAAAATCTAACTGCATTAATTCCCATGTATTTCCTTTTTTAGATTTTGAATAGATGTGCACTTTTGGCATAGAACCCAACCAAACTATTTTAGCATTGGGTTTCATTTTAAAATCCGCTTGTTCTTCTATACAAGATTGAATATAAAAAGATGAAACAGTTGTTTTAGGTACTTTAAAATCAAACCACTGCTGCAAGTCAAAGTCAAAACCAATTCCATGCATATAATTAAACAATGCTTTTTTTAGTCCGTAACTAAATTGGTCATGATTAATCCCTGTTGTATCTTTAAATTGAATGTCATTATTAGCAAATGTTATGGACTTATATTCTGGTAAAACACCAAATGCTTCTGGGTTTAAACCAACAGGGGCATGTGCCGTCATGGCAAATTGATGCCAAAAACCCGATTGCACAACCCCAAGTTCGAAAAGTTGACGTACCATTTCTAAACTATCAATAGTTTCTTGCGTTGT containing:
- a CDS encoding GyrI-like domain-containing protein, yielding MLPKIIEQPAKKLIGFYIEMSLVENKTQEIWKQLMPRLNEVQQVVSADLFSLQIYPEDYFSNFTPFTPFTKWAAVEVKNFDTIPEGFQKIEIPAGKYAVFLHKGTTEMFVQTAQYIYGEWLPKSGYQLENRPHFEVLGDAYLGHENPDSEEEVWIPII